A genomic stretch from Lathyrus oleraceus cultivar Zhongwan6 chromosome 2, CAAS_Psat_ZW6_1.0, whole genome shotgun sequence includes:
- the LOC127118555 gene encoding cytochrome P450 CYP736A12 isoform X3 has protein sequence MTSLEITNHSILETMSFAAITVLAFLFITLTYFLFTFFSNPKQKNSNHKKPPGPPTLPIIGNLHILGKLPHRTLQSLSRKYGPIMSLQLGQVPTVVISSSKAAELFLKTHDIVFASRPKTVASDILSYGSKGVAFSEYGPYWRNMRKLLSLKLVSPSKIEKFAPIRKDELDVLVKSLEKAASVGEVVNVSEAVENVIEDIMYKMVLGRSKYEEFDIKGLVQQATSLFGAFNLADYVPWLGVLDIQGLTRACKKVGRAIDDALEVIITDHEQVTNVDKNRHEDFMDILLSILYQTTDHENESNDVIDRTNIKAILLDLLIATLDTSSTTIEWTLSELVRHPRVMKILQNEIQNEVGNKRMVEEKDLKKLNYLDMVIDEVLRLYPIVPLLLPRESRESITIDDYFIKEKTRVLINAWAIGRDPNVWSENVEEFYPERFINKKMNYLGNEFESIPFGSGRRGCFGIQMGLITVKFVIAQLVHCFNWELPYNTNPSNLNMEEKFGITIPRAQHLLAIPRYRLVDVELE, from the exons ATTCTTCTCAAATCCAAAACAGAAAAACAGTAACCACAAAAAGCCACCAGGTCCACCAACTCTACCAATTATCGGAAATCTTCACATATTAGGTAAACTTCCACATCGAACACTTCAATCACTCTCTAGAAAATATGGTCCAATCATGTCCTTACAACTTGGTCAAGTACCAACTGTTGTCATTTCATCTTCAAAAGCAGCAGAATTATTCCTCAAAACTCACGACATAGTTTTTGCAAGCCGACCGAAGACTGTAGCATCTGATATCCTGTCTTATGGTTCCAAAGGGGTGGCTTTTTCTGAGTATGGTCCTTATTGGCGTAATATGAGGAAACTTCTCTCTTTGAAACTTGTTAGTCCTTCCAAAATTGAGAAGTTTGCTCCTATTAGAAAAGATGAGTTGGATGTTTTGGTTAAATCATTGGAGAAAGCTGCTTCAGTGGGTGAGGTTGTGAATGTTAGTGAAGCTGTAGAGAATGTTATAGAGGATATTATGTATAAGATGGTGTTGGGTAGGAGTAAGTATGAGGAATTTGACATTAAGGGGTTGGTTCAACAAGCAACGTCTTTGTTTGGAGCTTTTAATCTTGCTGATTATGTTCCATGGCTTGGCGTACTTGATATTCAG GGATTAACACGAGCTTGTAAGAAAGTCGGTAGAGCAATTGATGATGCACTAGAGGTGATAATAACAGACCATGAACAAGTTACTAATGTAGACAAAAATCGTCATGAAGATTTCATGGACATACTTCTTTCAATTTTATACCAAACTACTGATCATGAGAATGAATCAAATGATGTCATTGATCGAACTAACATCAAGGCTATTTTACTCGATTTGTTAATAGCAACACTTGATACATCTTCTACTACGATTGAGTGGACTTTATCTGAACTTGTCAGGCATCCAAGAGTCATGAAAATCTTGCAAAATGAAATACAAAATGAAGTGGGAAATAAAAGAATGGTTGAAGAAAAAGATTTGAAGAAATTGAATTACTTAGATATGGTGATTGATGAAGTCTTAAGACTTTATCCAATTGTACCCTTGCTACTCCCTCGTGAATCTAGAGAGAGCATAACAATTGATGATTATTTTATAAAAGAAAAGACACGAGTTCTAATAAATGCATGGGCAATAGGAAGAGATCCTAATGTTTGGTCCGAAAATGTTGAAGAATTCTATCCAGAGAGATTCATCAATAAGAAAATGAATTATCTAGGAAACGAGTTTGAATCAATACCATTTGGTTCTGGTCGTAGGGGTTGTTTTGGGATTCAAATGGGTTTAATTACTGTTAAATTTGTTATAGCCCAATTGGTGCATTGTTTTAATTGGGAACTTCCATATAATACGAATCCTTCTAATTTAAATATGGAGGAGAAGTTTGGAATCACCATACCAAGAGCTCAACATTTACTCGCAATACCAAGATATCGTTTGGTTGATGTTGAGCTTGAATAA